A genomic stretch from Kogia breviceps isolate mKogBre1 chromosome 1, mKogBre1 haplotype 1, whole genome shotgun sequence includes:
- the KDF1 gene encoding keratinocyte differentiation factor 1: MPRPGHPRPSSGPPRLGPWERPTELCLETYDEPSRAPPSRRTRRPDPKDPGHHGPESLTFISGSAEQAAEPPACCLLWRPWVWDWCRAAFCFRRCRDCLQRCGTCVRGCSPCLSAGDAPEGDAEANWVKEHNGVPPSPDRAPPSRRDGQRLKSAMGSSFSYPDVKLKGIPVYPYRSTTSPAPDADSCCKEPLADPPPMRHSLPSTLASSPRGSEEYYSFHESDLDLPEIGSGSMSSREIDVLIFKKLTELFSVHQIDELAKCTSDTVFLEKTSKISDLISSITQDYHLDEQDAEGRLVRGIIRISTRKSRARPQTAEGRSTRVAASAAPAPDSGHETMVGSGLSQDELTVQISQETTADAIARKLRPYGTPGYQASRDSSFQGTDTDSSGAPLLQVYC; this comes from the exons ATGCCCCGCCCTGGACACCCCCGCCCATCATCTGGGCCCCCACGCTTGGGACCCTGGGAGCGGCCAACGGAGCTATGCCTGGAGACATATGATGAGCCATCCCGGGCCCCACCGAGCCGCCGCACCCGTAGGCCAGACCCCAAGGACCCCGGCCACCATGGACCCGAGAGCCTTACCTTCATCTCTGGCTCTGCTGAGCAGGCTGCTGAGCCCCCAGCCTGCTGCCTGCTCTGGCGACCCTGGGTGTGGGACTGGTGCCGGGCTGCCTTCTGCTTCCGCCGCTGCCGGGATTGCCTCCAGCGCTGTGGAACCTGTGTGCGGGGCTGCAGCCCCTGCTTGTCCGCTGGGGACGCCCCTGAAGGGGATGCTGAAGCCAACTGGGTCAAGGAGCACAACGGAGTgccccccagccctgaccgtgccCCTCCCAGCCGGCGGGATGGCCAGCGGCTCAAGTCGGCCATGGGTAGCAGCTTCAGCTACCCTGACGTCAAGCTCAAAGGCATTCCTGTGTATCCCTACCGCAGCACCACCTCCCCAGCCCCGGACGCGGACTCCTGCTGCAAGGAGCCACTGGCCGACCCCCCACCCATGCGGCATAGCCTGCCCAGCACCCTTGCCAGCAGTCCCCGAGGCTCGGAGGAGTACTACTCCTTCCACGAGTCAGACCTGGACCTGCCCGAGATAGGCAGTGGCTCCATGTCCAGCCGAGAGATCGATGTGCTCATCTTCAAGAAGCTGACAGAGCTGTTCAGTGTACACCAGATCGACGAGCTGGCCAAGTGCACTTCAGACACTGTGTTCCTGGAGAAGACCAGTAAGATATCGGACCTTATCAGCAGCATCACCCAGGACTACCACCTGGATGAGCAGGACGCTGAGGGCCGCCTGGTGCGTGGCATCATTCGCATCAGTACCCGAAAGAGCCGTGCCCGCCCGCAGACCGCAGAGGGGCGCTCAACCAGGGTGGCTGCCtctgctgcccctgcccctgaCAGTGGCCATGAGACCATGGTGGGCTCAGGGCTCAGCCAGGATG AACTCACAGTGCAGATCTCCCAGGAGACGACCGCAGATGCCATCGCCAGGAAGCTGAGGCCTTATGGAACCCCAG GATACCAAGCCAGCCGCGACTCATCCTTCCAGGGCACCGACACAGACTCTTCAGGGGCACCCCTGCTGCAGGTCTACTGCTAA